Proteins encoded by one window of Nitrospira sp. SG-bin1:
- a CDS encoding chromosome partitioning protein ParA, translated as MPVIALASPKGGCGKTTAALLLATELAQKGIGVTVLDADPETYIDTWAKLPDKPPSLAVKKSPTEQTILDDIDKAKQESPFVIIDLEGTANMLVAYAISRADLVIIPLQPSDLDARGAAKALQLVRQQQKAFNRTIPHAILFTRTKAAIRTKTFTHIAQQLTENKITIFKTHLMEREVYRALFSYGGCLENLDPKDVYHLQDAINNARAFAGEVISMVNSSHAPSTRPTQELEGVLT; from the coding sequence ATGCCCGTTATTGCTCTGGCTAGTCCGAAGGGTGGATGTGGGAAAACAACGGCGGCGCTCCTGCTCGCAACCGAATTAGCCCAGAAGGGAATAGGGGTGACCGTCCTGGACGCAGATCCTGAAACTTATATCGATACCTGGGCCAAGCTACCAGATAAGCCACCAAGCCTCGCTGTCAAGAAGTCCCCGACGGAACAGACAATCCTTGATGATATCGATAAAGCCAAACAAGAATCTCCATTCGTGATTATCGATCTTGAAGGCACGGCCAATATGTTGGTCGCGTACGCCATTAGTAGAGCGGATCTCGTTATTATCCCGCTACAACCTTCTGATCTGGATGCTCGTGGCGCAGCGAAAGCCCTCCAATTAGTCCGACAGCAACAGAAAGCCTTCAATCGAACCATACCCCACGCTATTCTCTTCACGAGGACGAAGGCTGCGATTCGTACAAAGACCTTTACCCATATCGCTCAACAGCTGACCGAAAATAAGATCACAATCTTCAAGACCCACCTCATGGAACGGGAGGTGTACCGTGCACTCTTTTCCTATGGCGGTTGTCTTGAGAATCTTGATCCTAAGGACGTCTATCACTTGCAAGATGCGATCAACAACGCTCGGGCCTTTGCTGGAGAAGTCATTTCGATGGTTAATTCGTCCCATGCCCCTTCTACTCGACCGACTCAGGAACTTGAAGGAGTCTTGACATGA
- a CDS encoding transposase — translation MKRTRRNHGAAFKAQVALAAVKGDRTVAELAEHFQVHPTQITDWKQQLLARAATVFGGLHPTADTPDLQTLHAKIGQLTLENDFLEGALTKVGLLSAKR, via the coding sequence ATGAAGAGAACGAGACGCAATCACGGCGCAGCCTTTAAGGCGCAGGTGGCGTTGGCCGCCGTCAAGGGGGACCGGACGGTGGCTGAGCTGGCGGAACACTTCCAGGTCCATCCCACCCAGATCACGGACTGGAAGCAGCAACTACTGGCCAGAGCCGCAACCGTGTTTGGCGGCCTTCACCCAACAGCTGATACGCCGGATCTGCAGACGCTGCATGCCAAGATTGGGCAACTGACCTTGGAGAATGATTTTTTAGAAGGCGCGCTCACCAAGGTGGGCTTGCTGAGCGCAAAGCGATGA
- a CDS encoding integrase, producing MIDRTHSLSIGRQCQLQQLARSTAYYHPRPVPDTTLVLMRRIDELHLQYPFAGARMLRDLLRQEEHTIGRGQVATLMRRMGIKAIYQMPRTSQRHPAHQIYPYLLRQLTITFPNHVAADITYIPMKRGFVYLCAILDWASRRVLAWRLSNTLTTDFCLEALQEVVTRYGPPEIFNTDQGCQFTSQTFTGFLKDQGIQISMDGAGRWRDNVFVERLWRTLKYEEVYLHAYETLRDAHQGVARYVTFYNQLRPHRALDGRTPDCVYWENLPARPTAA from the coding sequence ATGATTGACCGAACACATTCCTTATCCATCGGGCGCCAATGCCAGCTTCAGCAGCTGGCCCGGTCAACGGCGTATTACCACCCGAGACCCGTTCCCGATACGACGCTGGTGCTCATGCGTCGGATTGATGAATTGCATCTGCAGTATCCATTCGCGGGTGCCCGCATGCTGCGTGATCTCCTCCGGCAAGAGGAGCACACCATTGGACGAGGCCAGGTGGCCACCCTCATGCGACGGATGGGGATCAAGGCGATCTATCAGATGCCACGGACGAGTCAACGTCATCCCGCTCATCAGATTTATCCCTATCTGCTGCGTCAACTGACGATCACGTTTCCGAACCACGTGGCGGCTGATATCACCTACATTCCCATGAAACGTGGCTTCGTGTATCTGTGTGCGATCCTGGACTGGGCTAGTCGCCGCGTGCTGGCCTGGCGGTTGTCCAATACATTGACGACGGACTTCTGTCTGGAGGCTCTCCAGGAGGTGGTGACCCGGTATGGCCCTCCCGAGATCTTCAATACGGATCAAGGCTGCCAGTTCACGAGCCAGACATTCACCGGGTTTCTCAAAGACCAGGGGATTCAGATCAGTATGGATGGAGCTGGGCGGTGGCGGGACAACGTGTTTGTGGAACGGCTGTGGCGGACCCTCAAATACGAGGAGGTTTATCTCCATGCCTACGAAACCCTTCGCGATGCCCACCAAGGGGTGGCGCGCTATGTGACGTTTTACAATCAGCTCAGGCCGCATCGCGCGCTTGACGGACGCACGCCCGATTGCGTGTACTGGGAGAACCTGCCTGCACGGCCCACGGCTGCGTAG
- a CDS encoding ATPase, which translates to MTEKTRIEIALLLPAVPDARDTCVQRLGHLLRAKEGIEATHLPDMKDKGSDHICIHYDPERLSIGEVRDLARRAGVELDKRFGHLLLKSAPMHARQARTVESRARQIAGVLEAAASPAGVLRIEFDRQAADEQAIRAGLQKIGVRILEQAKPRTPAEPSEAGRQPAPKEQEHGGLLGERTELVFAALCGGLLLIGWLSSLTTITPWVPWSLYLAAYFFGGFFTFREAIENIRAGRVEIDFLMLVAAIGAATLGEWAEGALLLFLFSLGHALEQYAMGRAKRAIEALAELAPQTALVRRGGEIAEVPVEQLRSGDVVVVKPNERIPADGFVIKGEGSVNQAPITGESVPVDKRAVDDPRTAAANPDRLDPQFRAFAGTINGSGALEIQVTKLASESTLARVVQMVREAETQKSPSQRFTDKFERYFVPAALAFVVLLLFAWAVIDEPFSTSFYRAMAVLVAASPCALAISTPSAVLSGVARAARGGVMVKGGGPLEHLGGLGAIAFDKTGTLTEGMPRLTDVVGSDGVAEDELLRVAMAVESLSDHPLAAAVTRGGKERLKSDAVLPAHNVQSITGRGVKATVDGQPVYIGNDRLFAEVEGSPAPKALQASVEKLKASGRTTMIVRRGETYLGVLGLMDTPRESAKNVIARLKELGIRRMIMLSGDNQQVADAVAKAVGIDEALGDLMPDDKVEAIKKLSKQEGVAMVGDGVNDAPAMANATVGIAMGAAGSDVALETADVALMADDLNHLPFAVGLSRQTSRIIRQNLWFSLGMVAFLIPATVLGLQMGIAVMFHEGSTLLVVFNAFRLLAYQAK; encoded by the coding sequence ATGACTGAGAAGACGCGGATTGAAATCGCTCTTTTGTTGCCCGCGGTGCCGGATGCTCGTGACACGTGCGTTCAGCGACTCGGCCACTTGTTGAGAGCGAAAGAAGGAATTGAGGCCACACACCTTCCGGACATGAAAGACAAGGGCTCCGACCACATCTGCATTCACTACGATCCCGAGCGGCTGTCGATCGGGGAAGTTCGAGATTTGGCCCGCCGGGCCGGAGTGGAACTCGACAAGCGGTTCGGGCACTTGTTACTCAAGTCGGCACCGATGCACGCTCGACAGGCGCGTACGGTCGAGTCGCGAGCCAGACAAATCGCTGGGGTCCTGGAAGCCGCGGCATCTCCCGCTGGCGTGCTGCGCATCGAGTTCGATCGCCAAGCGGCCGACGAACAAGCCATCCGAGCGGGGCTGCAAAAGATCGGTGTGCGAATCCTCGAACAGGCGAAACCGCGGACGCCAGCCGAACCATCTGAAGCCGGACGCCAGCCTGCGCCGAAAGAACAGGAACATGGCGGCCTGTTGGGCGAGAGGACGGAGTTGGTGTTCGCCGCGCTCTGCGGCGGGCTGCTGCTCATCGGATGGCTCTCGTCATTGACCACCATCACGCCGTGGGTGCCTTGGAGCCTCTACCTGGCCGCGTACTTTTTCGGCGGATTTTTCACATTCCGCGAAGCGATCGAGAACATCCGTGCCGGTCGTGTTGAAATCGATTTCCTGATGCTGGTGGCAGCCATTGGTGCTGCCACGCTAGGAGAATGGGCCGAAGGCGCTCTGCTGCTCTTTCTATTCAGCCTTGGACACGCGCTAGAACAGTATGCGATGGGTCGCGCTAAACGGGCGATCGAAGCGCTTGCTGAACTCGCGCCCCAAACCGCGCTGGTCCGTCGTGGTGGCGAAATAGCGGAAGTGCCGGTGGAACAACTCCGCTCCGGAGATGTCGTGGTCGTCAAGCCGAACGAGCGAATCCCTGCTGACGGGTTCGTGATCAAGGGTGAAGGGAGCGTCAATCAGGCCCCGATCACCGGCGAGAGTGTGCCCGTGGACAAGCGAGCAGTCGATGATCCGCGCACGGCGGCTGCGAATCCCGATCGACTCGATCCGCAATTCCGCGCGTTCGCCGGCACCATCAATGGAAGTGGCGCGCTGGAGATTCAGGTCACCAAGCTCGCCAGTGAATCCACGCTAGCCCGTGTCGTTCAAATGGTCAGGGAGGCCGAGACGCAAAAGTCGCCCTCGCAGCGGTTTACCGATAAATTCGAGCGCTACTTCGTTCCCGCAGCATTGGCGTTCGTCGTCCTGCTCCTGTTCGCCTGGGCCGTGATCGACGAACCGTTCAGCACGTCATTCTATCGCGCGATGGCGGTGTTAGTGGCGGCCAGCCCCTGCGCGCTGGCAATCTCGACCCCGAGCGCGGTCTTAAGCGGTGTCGCTCGCGCGGCGCGCGGCGGAGTGATGGTCAAAGGCGGCGGGCCGCTAGAACACTTGGGAGGGCTCGGCGCTATCGCGTTCGATAAAACCGGCACCTTGACTGAAGGCATGCCACGCCTGACCGACGTGGTCGGTTCAGACGGCGTCGCCGAGGACGAGTTGTTGCGCGTTGCCATGGCAGTGGAAAGTCTTAGCGACCATCCGCTGGCGGCCGCCGTGACGCGGGGCGGCAAAGAGCGGCTGAAGAGCGATGCGGTCTTACCAGCTCACAACGTACAAAGCATCACCGGCCGCGGTGTCAAAGCCACCGTTGACGGTCAGCCGGTGTACATCGGCAATGACAGGCTTTTCGCCGAAGTCGAGGGTTCGCCCGCACCGAAGGCGTTGCAGGCGTCTGTCGAGAAGCTCAAAGCCAGCGGCCGCACAACGATGATCGTCCGGCGTGGCGAAACCTACCTCGGTGTGTTGGGCTTGATGGACACGCCGCGCGAATCAGCCAAGAACGTGATTGCCCGCTTAAAAGAGCTTGGCATCCGGCGAATGATCATGCTCTCGGGTGACAATCAACAGGTCGCTGATGCAGTCGCCAAAGCAGTCGGTATCGACGAAGCCTTGGGTGATTTGATGCCCGACGACAAAGTCGAGGCGATCAAGAAACTCAGCAAACAAGAGGGCGTGGCAATGGTTGGCGACGGCGTGAACGACGCTCCTGCGATGGCAAATGCCACGGTTGGGATCGCGATGGGCGCGGCCGGTTCAGACGTTGCGCTGGAAACCGCCGATGTGGCGTTGATGGCGGACGACTTAAACCATCTCCCCTTCGCCGTCGGCCTGAGCCGGCAAACGAGCCGCATCATTCGGCAGAATCTCTGGTTCAGCCTCGGCATGGTCGCATTCCTTATTCCCGCGACCGTACTCGGACTGCAAATGGGGATCGCCGTTATGTTCCATGAAGGTTCGACGCTCCTGGTCGTTTTCAATGCCTTCCGGCTCTTGGCGTATCAAGCCAAGTAA
- a CDS encoding magnesium transporter MgtC → MDWNLELLMAFRALLAVTLGGFIGLERERHGREAGIRTYGAVALGACVFALISSHITTGSNPHVIAAGVVTGIGFLGAGVILREGGTIMGLTTAATLWSTASVGLAIAYGMYILGMLTSVIVFGLLAVHHLPHWGRLRSKEGNNRQR, encoded by the coding sequence ATGGACTGGAATTTGGAACTCCTCATGGCCTTTCGCGCCCTGCTCGCAGTTACCTTGGGAGGGTTCATCGGCTTGGAGCGCGAGCGGCACGGACGCGAGGCGGGGATCCGAACCTACGGGGCGGTGGCACTGGGGGCATGCGTCTTTGCACTCATCTCGAGCCATATAACAACCGGGTCGAATCCCCACGTCATTGCCGCAGGCGTGGTTACGGGTATCGGGTTCCTTGGGGCGGGTGTCATTCTGCGGGAAGGTGGAACTATCATGGGGCTGACGACGGCCGCTACGCTCTGGTCCACCGCCTCCGTCGGCCTCGCGATCGCGTACGGGATGTACATCTTGGGCATGCTTACGAGCGTCATCGTGTTTGGCCTTCTTGCGGTGCACCACCTACCCCATTGGGGCCGTTTGAGGAGCAAGGAGGGGAACAACCGCCAGCGATGA